GTATCCCAGTGAGGTTAGACTCGGCAAAAGGTGGAAAGTATTCACACAGGTGGACTTCCGTTCCCCTAATGCGCGTGCCAATCAGGTATTTTACGCTAGCTACACAGAGACAAGAAATGACTGATACATCTGATTTCAAGAGATTGGAGGAAAAGTCAACTCAATTTCACAAAGCTTGGATGAATTGTAAACTATTGTAGATTAAAATTTAACTTTGACAAAACATGGTCTCTAGTCTTCATACCATGCAACAAGTGATTTCAAACATCATTGggaatatttttaaatacaaaggaACTTAATGAGCCTTACCATCAATGTTAATTGCCCAGCTTATGTTTATCATGTCTATTCCTGACACTTTTACCGGCTCAACCTTCAAGTCTGCCAGCAGAGACGGACTGTTCTCACTTGAGGGAGGGAAATCTGGAGAAAGAGACCATTCTTTTTTATGCGTTCAACAATATGTATCACACTATATAGACAAGGAGACATTGCCATTCTACGTCACATACAGAACAGTGATTAAATCAATCACAAAATTAAGACAACTTGGaacttttttttagttattattattattactattttaaACAACAGTACTTGCTTTGCCATGTAACCCCACTATGACTCAGATGCTCTTTTGTCATTTAAACAAATGTGATACTTAATaactgcctagcaacaagtgccCATGTAAACAAGTGTCataagcaggaaaaaaaaatcttagcaaCGCTATTAATATATTTCACATTTAAAAGAGAGTAATACATAAGGAAGgaagttttttattttacaaatcaTCCCAAATGATCAAAATGGGTTTGACAGTAAAATGGTGatcattcaaatgttttttgtttttttttaatagctgtACTTCTACTAAAGTACAGAGTGTGGGAACTTTTGCCACCTCTGTCCTCAATATTCATATAAGAAACATAGAACATACGTACGTACCATCATTTTCATGACACTTGACGTTCTGGAAGGACATAAAACAACATTTCTCATTATTTTGACATTTCAATGGACCTGTCACGGAGCTATTCATAAAGCAAGGCAACTTACGATGTCGTGTGACGTCACCAGAGCGACAAGATGCAAGCAGACCAAAAGTTTTAGCCTTCTCATGACTTTAACTGTGGAATTGAGATGTGAACGTGAAATGTACTCTGCTCTCCGTGTTTGTATTTATGCATGCGGAGTCCGCTGGTTCCGTCCAGGCTCCGCCCACTCGAGCCGCTCTGGCTTCTGCTGTGCTCCACTCGCCACTCAAACGGTAAGGTGGCTATTTATTTCTGCAACTTCTTGCATTTAATTGCCGTCTGTTTTGCATGCATGACACTGACGTGATTTTATATGACGTCCATAAACATGTGCAACTGAGGCGTTCCTGGTGGTCCACTGGATCACCTTTGATTTCTGCTGCTAACCTTTGGCTGTTAAACTAAAATCAACAACTTTGGAGAATCAATGTGTAATGCCTCATTTACATGATTTAGAATGCAtgatgtgttttatttattttaacgtATATTTCTGCAATGGTAAGTGGGTCAGCCAATAAGAAACACACTAGTGGACCCAGACACTGATAAGCCAAATGTTGCGAAATTGGATTCgatgtgtagacttttttttttaaactccagTACTGCAATACTGAACTTTATTTTCCCCTTTcgggttttttgtttgtttgttttcaacatGTCAGTTCACAAATAGAGTAACTTGACATTTCAGGCTGATGGCTgaattgaatttgaaattgtaAACTGGTTATATGATACATGGCCCACATGTGCCACCGTCTGCACTTGAGAATATCTTTTACCCACCCACTTATACATTAAGAGGGGCTGTTGTAGCTCTTGCTTGAACACTAGTACAGCAAAGGACATTATTAAATCCTGTTCAGATCCAAACAAGAGCAGACCAAGTTAAACATTTGTTACCTGTGAAATTAATAAGTGACCATCTCGGTCAGCATCTTAAAAGGGTCACATAAAATGCAACAATGGCTTAGTTTAACACAAATTTGCATCTAAGTGTCAAATTGGGCAGCATGGCATGAGCTAGTGGTGAGCACATCTGACTGACAGTTGAGCAATTTTACTTTTGAATCACATGCATGTTCTTTATTTTCATGCTTGAGTGGTTTTTGCCAGATACTCTGGCTTCCGGgcagtcattttatttttgcatcctggattgtaataaaataatttgACACTGAGGCATTGATATTGTATGACAAAAACTATCCATGCCAAATTTTGCTCATATGGTTATTTTCTCTAAACCTTTTCTCTAAACCTTGCAATTTCATTTGTGGTCTGACTAAATGTGTACTTTAATGTAATGATTGTCAAACTTTAAAACAAGTAAACCATAAAAAATACTTAACTAAAATTCCaccataatgatgatgagtatAGCAAGGTATTCCCAGTGTTAAATCAAAAATGAGGTTATATTACCACTTAATATCACTGCAGCCAATGTGAAACTGcatttaaatataaaacaataaaaacccctaaaatatttaattaaaagTTTTTACAACTAAATATAACTAAATGATAACTAACTAACCAAATGTATCTCACAAAAACATTTGGGTCTCTTCAAAGGTTATGTTACGTTAAGTTTTAACCTTTCATTGAGTGATTCTATttcataccactagagggagccagagTACAAATAGTGGTGCACCACTCTCAAAAATCGCTGCTCTAATGTTTGCTCTGGTTTCCGCCAACAGCTGACCACTGTATGAAAAGATCACACCCAGAAGCAGGATGTTGTCGGTGGTCGTTCTTGGCCTAGCTGGAGTGAGACGAATTGTGAGTGGGAGATGTTCAGCATACAGCAGGAGCTTTTTTACCCATGTTCCTGATCGTCAGTTTGTCCCGAGGATTCGTCTCCCTGGCGCCGTCTCGCACCGTTACGGAGGTGTCAGTACCAAAAACCCTCATCGAACTCTAGTGTCATCGTCTTCAGTGTCTGCAGCCCATCAGAAATCATACAGTTATATCATCATCGGGGCGGGGTCGGCAGGCTGCGTTCTCGCCAACCGCCTCACGGAGGATGCCCAGGAGTCAGCCTTGCTGCTGGAAGCCGGGCCAAAAGACTTGCTGTTCGGCAGCGTACGGTTGTCATGGAAGATCCACATGCCGGCTGCGCTGACCTATAACCTTTGTGATGACAAGTATGAGAGTCAGTAATCACATTTAATCCAAATTGTACGGCTAACAACAGTGTGGTCATGAATCTCGATCCAGCTTGTGTTTCCAGTAGAGTCTGATCTCAGATGACCTAAATAATGTTATCGCAGCATGATATGACTCACTGTCACCTGCAAACCAAATAATTGAACATGGGTATCAATGTTTTTCGCACTTTAGCACAGATCCAAGGTGGCAAAAAAGTATTATGGTATCGATTGGTCGTTTTGATACCATTGAAAACTTTTGACCCATATGAGAAGAGACACAATGATTAGAAATGTGTCTTAGTTGaaatacaatataaatataatacgtTTAAATTAAGAGTGATAATGGGTAGTGTAATAAATCACATAATAGGGAACACAATCATTCCAGGAGGTCTTTTTAACTTATATTTCCCACCATCTAAACACTGGTGACACTGGCACCTTTCTTCCTCCCACAGGTACAACTGGTATTACCACACTTTGCCTCAGGCCCACATGGACAACAGGGTCATGTACTGGCCAAGGGGGCGAGTCTGGGGCGGCTCGTCTTCGCTCAACGCTATGGTGTACATCCGTGGGCACGCTGAAGACTACAACCGGTGGCAGAGAGAAGGAGCCGAGGGCTGGGATTACGACCACTGCCTGCCTTACTTCAAGAAGGCGCAGTGTCATGAACTAGGCGGCGACAGGtctgcaacaaaaacatttgctcATCAATAAATGTACAAATGATGCAGAGTCATATAGCACTATTTCAGTAGTACTGATCAGTAACAATTATGCAAGCGTTGGGTGTCTTAGTCTTTCTTGGTAAAATGTAACTGCGGTCAAAGATGGATTCGACTCAGATTCGTAAACACTACACTGTGTTCCCACTTTGCAGGTATCGCGGAGATAGTGGCCCACTGCACGTGTCCAGAGGGAAGACTAACCATCCTCTTCACAAGGCTTTTATTGAGGCAGGGCAGCAGGCAGGCTACCCTTTTACTGAAGACATGAATGGATACCAACAAGAAGGCTTGGGTTGGATGGACATGACCATTTTTAAAGGTAAAGGAGCCACAGAACTACCACAACTTGAAGGTCTATTAGGATTCCATTGGATTTAATCATGGATCATTTAAATGTGCCCAACACCAAATAGATTTAACTTTTTCCATGCCTTAATATCAAATCATACTATTGTTTtacatgttttatatttttcagggaAGAGGTGGAGCACAGCCAGTGCCTACCTGAGACCGGTCCTGGATCGACCCAATCTAAAGACAGAGGTGTGCTGCTTGACCACCAAGATCCTGTTTGATGGCCACCGAGCTGTGGGCGTGGAATATCTACAGAAAGGAGAGACTAAACAGGTTACACAGATAGAAAGTTGAATTGATACATGTGAAATTAATTAAATCAATATTTAATAAGGTGTGAAAACACACCCCTGGGAGTACTTTCAAATTCACTGTCAATTTACAAACTCACAAATCAGTCGTTGTCAGGTCTTTGCAGATAAAGAGGTGATCCTGAGCGGCGGCGCCATCAACACACCGCACCTTCTCATGTTGTCCGGTTTGGGAAATGCCGATGACCTCAAGCAACATGGCATCCCTGTGGTCCAACACTTACCAGGTACATTTCACAAGACTAGATAAGCTTGGTCAAGAGGAGACCTTGATGTTGAGAATGTTTTCTCAGGTGTGGGCAGCAACCTGCAGGATCATTTGGAGTTATACGTCCAGCAGAAATGCACTCAGCCCATCACGCTGTACAAAGCCCAGAAACCTTTCCACATGGTCAAAATTGGCCTGGAGTGGCTCTCTATTTTCACTGGTAACACTCTCACGTGCAGAATTACACAATTAGATTAGTCATACACGGGTCAAAGATTGCAAGTACTTTGTTGAATGGGTCATTTTCTTTCTTGATATTGTATCCACTCAACAAATGAGTGTACAGTACAAATTTCAACAGTGATGcaaaatataattttataaTTCATCATATAGTAAATGATTTGATTGTTTTCAAGCAACTCGAGCAATGTTGCATGAAAACGAATTTTACACTTAGCGTCCAAAGTTTATTGCACTTTTTGGGGAGTTTTGGGCAATATTTTCCTTTGATAGAATTTGAAAGTGTTTAACTTCTTACATTTATGACGTTACTTTTATCGTACTATATCGGTCCCGATCATAAGTACTCATAAAGGAGAGTTCCAAATCTGGCAGTGACAGTGAGCTCATTGTTTTCCCTCTCTTATTGTCATTTGTCACCAAGGCTACGGAGCAACGGCACACCTGGAGAGCGGAGGTTTCATTCGCAGTCGGCCACAAGTCCCACATCCTGACATTCAATTTCACTTCTTGCCTTCTCAAGTTATTGACCATGGGCGGGTTGCTTCAAAGATAGAAGCTTATCAGGTTGGTGTGCTGTGGAAACTGTCTATTTTGGCTTTGAGGGGGAGGGATGGGAAGTACGTTTATGTTCTTGTAGATTGAAGCGTGGGTGGATGATGGGCCAGATAACATTCACCCGTACTGAAAGAGAGCACTCAAACTCACGTGTCATTCAGAAGTAAAATAACGGCTGCTTTCTGAAAAACAGAAACAGCAATTGTTTCCCAGAAACTTCCAGAGAAGCTGACTGTGCATCcatcataaaataataaattcctTCCACCACTTTGAGGGCACAACTGACTGTGCCCCACACCTGAATGAATCCAACATACATATTAGCGAAACGACAAATATGCACAGTATTTGGACATATTATTGCAATTGCAACCTCACCCATATTATGTTTAATTTTCATTAATTTAATGACACGTATTTCCCGTAGGGGCTCCCCAGACCGAAAAATTGTGGGATCCTGTACTTTATTGATTACATATAGTAATGTCATAGGTTCACGTGGGACCAATGAGAAGCACGAGTGTTGGCTGGATGAAGTTGAAGAGTGCTAACCCTCAGGACCACCCAATTCTGCAGCCCAACTACCTTTCCACAGGTACGTTTCTCATCACTTAGGTACCATAAGAAACCGACACTGATTCTATATTTGACCCTCATCGCCACCATTGTCTTCTCTCAGACGTCGATGTTTTGGAGTTCAGAGAATGCGTCAAACTCTCCCGAGAGATCTTTGCCCAAAAAGCTTTTGACCCGTTCCGGGGGCCGGAAGTTCAGCCCGGTCCCCAGATCCAGTCAGATGCCAACATCGATGCCTTTGTGCGGCACAAGGCTGACAGTGCATATCACCCGTCGTGCACGTGCAAAATGGGCGCGCCCTCCGACCCGATGGCGGTGGTGGACTCCCAGACGTGTGTGCTTGGTGTTGAGGGCCTCCGTGTGGTCGACGCGTCCATCATGCCGAGCATTGTTAGTGGCAACCTAAACGCGCCAACCATCATGATAGCAGAGAAGGCCGCCGATCTCATCAGAGGTCGCCCGCCACTTGTTGACCCACAAGTACCGGTGTACCAGCCGCTCACGCTAGATACGCAAAGATAAAACTGGAACAAGCCTCTTGTTTACTTATACTGCCACTATAGTAACTACAATGGTAACTAAAAGAGGTGTAATGTAAACCAATTTGAAAATCGGTCTGGATTTAGAAAATACGTGTGCATGGAATCGAACCAAATGGAATACAATATATATCAGGGGTGTGCATCTCGATGATTCAATATGCGTGATTACTTAGAGTGCAATATGATTTAAGGATGCTTTATTTTAACGTGGAATGATTCGATTCCGTTCAATGCAGTGGAATTAGGATTTGGTTTGCTGTGGTACAGTTCAGTCTGCGTGGCATTTTCTTCAAAGCTATATAACCCTATAAAAGATTATTCATTTTCCAAGTGAAAGTGGAGTgtactcatttatttttttaactgtcaAGAAGAAACTCATTACATCATAACCTTATGGACTAAGTCATACCATCTTGAATAGGATCAAAATCCTACTAAACAAATTTGAATCAAATCTTTCTACTTTAAAATCATCCATCTTTGAATCATACTGCATCGAGACATCGAAATATGTATTGAATCAGTTTTTATTGGAGAAATGACCTCCCCAAGTAACGAAACATGTACTGTAGGTTACAAACAGATAATCGCGAGGTAATTTAATGACTGGGAACAAAACACTCGACCTTAAACTGCTTGATGTCACTGTTATCTGACTAGCTCACACATGCGGCCAAACTCCATGTTCATTCATTTCTTGGCTTTTGAGCAAGCCAGACACAGCTCCCCATCGAGCACCGCCAAAtcataaaaatacaatatagCTAGTACACATCTATTCAGTTTTACAACAATACTTAACTATATTTCCAATTTCATATGTGCCTGTGGATGCGATCGCAAAGCTTGTGATAAAAATATATGCGAGCTTGCTTATACTCCTCTTGCTCGTGTGGGGGTTTGCGATATATTCATGTCAGGTTCATTCATGTTTCATAATTGTTTAggggtgtgaatgtgagtatgaatgcttttttgtttatatgtggcctaaaattgaccaaaattcaGCTGTGATTGGCTGATTTATGTCTCCACCCTCAGGCTGTTTCCCCTAAATTGTTTTCCCCGAACCTTTTATTAGTTATTTGATTAACAATTGGCGATCGACACTATAAAAAACACCGCTTATATTTTTGGGGGTTACACATACTGGAGAATTGGAAAATATTAACACAACAACGCAAGCAAGTTAGTTTTTTCAGAACAAATTacagttgtttttatttatatctTTTATTTACAGTTAATGTGAGGACATTTTTACAACTGCAAaacttaaaatattttattgaatTGCCCAACTTAAAGTTTTATCAAAGATCGTTGCCATGAAATTTTGAGTTCACTCAATGTTTTTTAAGAGTATGTTTTGTGAATTGAGGTCGCATTAAGGAGCTTTGGTTTATCTGAAGAGATGATCACTAGTGAACAGTCGCCTTCCTTCCTGAGTAcgtgattgtgagtgtgaaaATTCTCACAGCCCAGGCACCCCCACCCCACAAAATAATCAGGGGAAATAGTCAGTTTGGTCTGTGCTTCGTTTGTGTTGGTTGGTGCTATAAAATAGATATTACACTTTTTCTCAAAATGCTTCGGAAATGGTGCCAAACAAAACAGATTAACCCCCccgcaaaaaatattttttgtatggGGTGGCTGTCCAGCTTCTCTGAGGTTTTATGCCGTTGTTGTTTCCACTCACATCTGTTTCAAATGTGACATTGGAATCTTCCAGTTTGATTATATAACCCCAATTGTTTCCCGTACACATAATAAGAACCACTTTGTTTATGAGCATGGtaggacttttgttttgtttttgtttttttgggtgaaGCCAATATGTCTATTTGGTATGCAGTGTCTGTTGCTGTTGACTCATCAAATTGCTCCTTTTTTTTACGATAGTTTAAAGGACGGACTAGTCTAGTCTTAGCTACAACCAGTAATTCTACagtaaaaatgtcatttatttccatCCACCTCTTTCTCTACACCCTGTCAATGGGCATTGGGGAGGTGGAGCCTTTCACATCTGATTTGATGCAGAATAAACCCAGGATTGGTCGCCactcaatcacagggcacatgaGTCAATGAGTGGGACCTGAACTGAGTGAACTGCTGCGGAAAGTAATTTTTGGATGAGCCAACTACGTCTATAGACTTCACACCAAGAAAAGTCACATGCCACAAAATACAATCCAGTGTCGATGATcagattattttctttttggtaTGCGTGGCCACATCGTTCTTGGTAGGATCGGTGTTGCATGTAAAAGCCAATTAAAGAGCCAAGTctaatgacaaaacaaaatgctaATTTTATTTACACATTAACTTTGCACAAATGGAACGACTGCTCTGTATaagaaaactaaaaaaacaaaaacaggtagTGCACTCTTCTTCTCTGCCCCAAATGCGGAATAGACACTCTGAAAGTCTTACAAACTTTTAAGTGTTGTGTTATAATGTGTAATAACTTTAGCGGGAGCATTGGAGGATGAAACAATTATTTGCTATTGTTAAGTGCATTGAATGTATAACATGTAATGAGTCAGAACTGTTTGTAAAAGCTAATGTGCACGACACAATGAAGAACCTTTGCCCAGCTGAAATGCTGCAACAATAATTGTTTACATGAAATGAAATTTTAAATGTTGAAATTGTCTTAAATTTGTTCACTCCAATTAAAGGCCTTGTAACTTCCCCCACTCCatgtctttgttttatttactggTACAGATGATTGTAACACTACATTAGAACACAACAATCCAATCTTGACTTTTATTTTACGAAAATGCAGGTGCAGTGTACAAAACGGTGATTTTGTTAGCCATCTGTTGAAAATCTAATACAAATGTGTGCTAAAACGATGATACCAaactgatgtttttattttgtacaacaGGTAGAAAGCAGAAAGTTTACAATATTGAACATCTAGAAAGCAGTGGAACATTACAaaacatacataaaaaaattgcaTACACTCAAATGCCcccacaaataaaataatatacgtatatactaaTGAC
This region of Syngnathus typhle isolate RoL2023-S1 ecotype Sweden linkage group LG2, RoL_Styp_1.0, whole genome shotgun sequence genomic DNA includes:
- the chdh gene encoding choline dehydrogenase, mitochondrial isoform X2, with protein sequence MLSVVVLGLAGVRRIFVPRIRLPGAVSHRYGGVSTKNPHRTLVSSSSVSAAHQKSYSYIIIGAGSAGCVLANRLTEDAQESALLLEAGPKDLLFGSVRLSWKIHMPAALTYNLCDDKYNWYYHTLPQAHMDNRVMYWPRGRVWGGSSSLNAMVYIRGHAEDYNRWQREGAEGWDYDHCLPYFKKAQCHELGGDRYRGDSGPLHVSRGKTNHPLHKAFIEAGQQAGYPFTEDMNGYQQEGLGWMDMTIFKGKRWSTASAYLRPVLDRPNLKTEVCCLTTKILFDGHRAVGVEYLQKGETKQVFADKEVILSGGAINTPHLLMLSGLGNADDLKQHGIPVVQHLPGVGSNLQDHLELYVQQKCTQPITLYKAQKPFHMVKIGLEWLSIFTGYGATAHLESGGFIRSRPQVPHPDIQFHFLPSQVIDHGRVASKIEAYQVHVGPMRSTSVGWMKLKSANPQDHPILQPNYLSTDVDVLEFRECVKLSREIFAQKAFDPFRGPEVQPGPQIQSDANIDAFVRHKADSAYHPSCTCKMGAPSDPMAVVDSQTCVLGVEGLRVVDASIMPSIVSGNLNAPTIMIAEKAADLIRGRPPLVDPQVPVYQPLTLDTQR
- the chdh gene encoding choline dehydrogenase, mitochondrial isoform X1 codes for the protein MLSVVVLGLAGVRRIVSGRCSAYSRSFFTHVPDRQFVPRIRLPGAVSHRYGGVSTKNPHRTLVSSSSVSAAHQKSYSYIIIGAGSAGCVLANRLTEDAQESALLLEAGPKDLLFGSVRLSWKIHMPAALTYNLCDDKYNWYYHTLPQAHMDNRVMYWPRGRVWGGSSSLNAMVYIRGHAEDYNRWQREGAEGWDYDHCLPYFKKAQCHELGGDRYRGDSGPLHVSRGKTNHPLHKAFIEAGQQAGYPFTEDMNGYQQEGLGWMDMTIFKGKRWSTASAYLRPVLDRPNLKTEVCCLTTKILFDGHRAVGVEYLQKGETKQVFADKEVILSGGAINTPHLLMLSGLGNADDLKQHGIPVVQHLPGVGSNLQDHLELYVQQKCTQPITLYKAQKPFHMVKIGLEWLSIFTGYGATAHLESGGFIRSRPQVPHPDIQFHFLPSQVIDHGRVASKIEAYQVHVGPMRSTSVGWMKLKSANPQDHPILQPNYLSTDVDVLEFRECVKLSREIFAQKAFDPFRGPEVQPGPQIQSDANIDAFVRHKADSAYHPSCTCKMGAPSDPMAVVDSQTCVLGVEGLRVVDASIMPSIVSGNLNAPTIMIAEKAADLIRGRPPLVDPQVPVYQPLTLDTQR